Proteins encoded in a region of the Wenzhouxiangella sp. XN201 genome:
- a CDS encoding histone deacetylase: MIGDRSVHVFFDEIMLEHNPEVELPFLPSRVEKRVRTVLEGLDFKWSYPEHPGRLSEIKAHLDENPIAGVQIRTGAKPASYDQLARVHTTSYLDHIFSLAGQRAWLDRDTTAVSPSSVDAATAAAGNAIAAVESVVKGESDSAFALVRPPGHHAEPVRARGFCLLNNVAVAAAHAQAKLGLERVLIIDWDAHHGNGTQDIFWADPDVLFFDTHCAAPFYPGSGHLEEVGDGLGEGYTINVPLPESAGDIAFEKVFREILVPAAEYFKPELVLVSAGFDPHRNDMALNLTYDGFKVITRIVQEIADQHCQGRLALVLEGGYNLTSLSHGAHAVLEVLAGGDVPKLMEPGVREVEEAVEFHLAAFNEEDVSGSG, from the coding sequence GTGATTGGCGATCGCAGCGTTCATGTGTTTTTTGACGAGATCATGCTTGAGCACAACCCCGAAGTAGAGCTTCCCTTCCTGCCCAGTCGGGTGGAGAAGCGCGTCAGGACCGTTCTCGAGGGGCTGGATTTCAAATGGAGCTATCCCGAGCACCCGGGGCGCCTGTCCGAAATCAAAGCGCATCTGGATGAAAATCCCATTGCCGGGGTGCAGATTCGCACAGGTGCCAAACCGGCCAGCTATGACCAGCTTGCACGGGTGCATACAACCTCATACCTGGACCATATTTTCTCACTGGCGGGTCAACGCGCCTGGCTTGATCGGGATACAACAGCCGTTTCTCCCTCCAGTGTTGATGCAGCCACCGCGGCCGCCGGCAATGCAATTGCTGCTGTGGAAAGCGTTGTAAAGGGTGAGTCAGATAGTGCATTCGCGCTGGTTCGCCCGCCTGGCCACCATGCAGAGCCCGTGCGTGCGCGCGGTTTTTGTCTGCTCAACAATGTTGCCGTGGCTGCCGCGCATGCCCAGGCAAAGTTGGGCCTGGAGCGCGTCCTGATCATTGACTGGGACGCCCACCATGGCAATGGCACGCAGGATATTTTCTGGGCAGACCCGGATGTGCTGTTTTTCGACACGCACTGTGCCGCGCCGTTCTATCCCGGTTCGGGACACCTGGAAGAAGTGGGGGATGGCCTGGGGGAGGGCTACACCATCAACGTGCCCCTTCCGGAGTCCGCCGGGGACATTGCCTTCGAGAAGGTGTTTCGAGAAATTCTCGTGCCGGCGGCCGAATACTTCAAACCCGAGCTGGTGCTTGTTTCAGCCGGATTTGATCCGCACCGAAACGATATGGCACTGAACCTGACCTACGATGGTTTCAAGGTGATCACGCGGATCGTGCAGGAGATTGCCGATCAGCACTGCCAGGGGCGTCTGGCCCTTGTTCTGGAAGGCGGTTATAACCTCACCTCGCTTTCTCATGGGGCGCATGCCGTTCTGGAAGTGCTGGCAGGCGGTGACGTCCCGAAACTGATGGAGCCCGGTGTCCGGGAGGTCGAAGAGGCCGTAGAGTTCCACCTTGCAGCGTTTAACGAAGAGGATGTTTCCGGTTCGGGCTGA
- a CDS encoding sensor domain-containing diguanylate cyclase, giving the protein MPVNLKGLAPKLINLMLDTVFVVDEESRIIFVSDACESLLGYRADELTGTLITDYMHPEDLEISLASIRRVMSGQSHTDFRNRYVRKDGEVVHILWSARWSEEDRVRIGVARDVTALRQAEEDLRFLAHHDSLTGLTNRSLFYDRLNTALNMARRHQSGLALLFLDCNDFKLINDVHGHAVGDRVLCSVARRLEGCVRATDTVARMGGDEFTVLLTDIQSAKDVSAKVEQIHAAVAEPLDPELGEITLSCSIGVACYPADGEDADTLLSHADSDMYRLKRFYSAARKIRASGA; this is encoded by the coding sequence ATGCCTGTCAATTTGAAAGGGCTTGCTCCCAAACTGATCAACCTGATGCTGGACACGGTTTTCGTGGTTGATGAGGAGAGCCGGATCATCTTTGTGAGCGATGCCTGTGAGTCGTTGCTCGGTTACCGTGCCGATGAACTCACCGGCACCCTGATCACTGACTATATGCATCCCGAGGATCTGGAGATCAGCCTGGCTTCAATCCGTCGAGTCATGAGCGGCCAGTCTCATACCGATTTCCGCAACCGCTATGTCCGCAAGGACGGTGAAGTCGTACACATCCTCTGGTCGGCCCGCTGGTCGGAAGAAGACCGGGTGCGTATCGGTGTCGCGCGGGATGTGACGGCCCTCAGGCAGGCCGAGGAGGACCTACGATTCCTCGCCCATCATGATTCACTAACGGGGCTGACCAACCGATCGCTGTTCTATGATCGACTGAACACGGCTCTTAATATGGCGCGCCGCCACCAGAGCGGTCTGGCCTTGCTGTTTCTGGATTGTAATGACTTCAAGTTAATCAATGATGTCCATGGACATGCGGTCGGTGATCGTGTGCTGTGTTCGGTGGCACGACGGCTGGAAGGCTGTGTGCGTGCAACGGATACGGTGGCCCGAATGGGCGGTGACGAATTCACCGTTTTGTTGACTGACATCCAGTCGGCAAAGGACGTTTCCGCGAAGGTGGAGCAGATTCATGCGGCCGTTGCCGAGCCTTTGGACCCGGAGTTGGGCGAGATCACGCTGTCCTGCAGTATCGGCGTGGCCTGTTATCCCGCAGACGGAGAAGATGCAGATACGCTGCTGAGCCATGCGGACAGTGATATGTACCGGCTAAAAAGGTTCTACTCGGCTGCGAGAAAAATCAGGGCATCCGGGGCGTAG
- a CDS encoding tetratricopeptide repeat-containing sulfotransferase family protein: MNRTSPPYPVDPRTKLREAVRQLQRGELPAAERACDQALRAAPREPEALHLAGLIAHRRGDLAGARAKLRKTVKIQPRVARFHNSLGVVLRELGEAESARKALERAIRLRSGFAGAYYNLGLVHEELDDYRAALSAYEAACEHDSGMAGAHHARGLVLQALGRLDEAQGAFRRALEIQPAYPEAHFHLAHARRAEQIDDPQLAQIEALTAQWEGSSREAGWLYSALGKLNDDLGRYDQAFEAYHRANQLAAVKHDPEMRDKWAQSLIEAFSAERLGKESGTALDRTDRIFIVGMPRSGTTLLEAMLARHPDVEAGGEREELQAALTEAAEALELREPRQWAEAEPGVLEQAAKILDRHLAAPSGASMLTDKLPGNIWRLGLVGLLMPRAPILFTWRDPRDVGLSCYFTRFEKGQSFSYDLYHCGRQIQVVQRLAEHWLAALPNPVHVVSYEKLVTDPEDTILAALDCCGLDAAAAPDDHARGQEVVTTASSWQVRQGLYRRAINRWRHYEAHLEPLLRGLGSTALNQPL; encoded by the coding sequence ATGAACAGAACCTCCCCGCCATATCCCGTTGATCCGCGAACGAAGTTGCGCGAAGCCGTACGGCAGCTGCAACGCGGGGAACTGCCTGCGGCGGAGCGGGCCTGCGACCAGGCACTCCGTGCTGCTCCCAGGGAACCCGAAGCCTTGCACCTGGCGGGCCTGATCGCCCATCGCCGGGGCGATCTCGCCGGCGCAAGGGCCAAGCTGCGCAAAACCGTAAAAATTCAGCCGCGGGTGGCCCGTTTCCACAACAGCCTGGGTGTGGTGCTGCGTGAACTGGGGGAAGCGGAATCTGCACGAAAAGCCCTGGAACGGGCGATTCGCCTCCGGTCAGGCTTCGCCGGCGCGTACTACAATCTGGGGCTGGTGCACGAGGAGCTGGACGACTACCGGGCGGCCCTGTCGGCCTATGAGGCCGCCTGCGAGCACGATTCCGGAATGGCCGGGGCGCACCATGCCCGTGGCCTGGTCCTGCAGGCACTGGGCCGGCTCGACGAGGCCCAGGGCGCCTTCCGTCGAGCGCTGGAGATCCAGCCCGCCTACCCTGAAGCCCATTTTCACCTGGCCCATGCGCGCCGGGCGGAACAGATCGACGACCCGCAACTCGCTCAGATCGAGGCGTTGACGGCGCAATGGGAGGGATCTTCGCGCGAGGCGGGTTGGCTGTACTCAGCGCTCGGCAAGCTCAACGACGATCTGGGGCGATATGACCAGGCATTCGAGGCTTATCACCGGGCCAACCAACTCGCAGCCGTCAAGCATGACCCGGAAATGCGGGACAAATGGGCCCAGAGCCTGATCGAGGCGTTTTCGGCCGAGCGCCTTGGTAAGGAAAGCGGTACGGCCCTTGACCGCACCGACCGCATCTTCATCGTCGGCATGCCCCGCTCCGGCACGACCCTGCTGGAAGCCATGCTGGCCCGCCATCCGGACGTGGAGGCCGGCGGCGAGCGCGAGGAACTCCAGGCGGCTCTTACCGAGGCGGCCGAGGCTCTCGAGCTGCGAGAGCCCCGGCAATGGGCAGAAGCCGAACCCGGGGTCCTGGAGCAAGCCGCGAAAATTCTTGACCGGCACCTCGCGGCGCCTTCCGGCGCATCCATGCTGACCGACAAGCTCCCGGGCAACATCTGGCGCCTGGGGCTCGTGGGCCTGCTCATGCCCCGGGCGCCGATCCTGTTCACCTGGCGCGATCCGCGTGACGTGGGGTTATCCTGCTATTTCACCCGCTTCGAGAAAGGCCAGAGTTTCAGCTATGACCTGTATCACTGTGGCCGACAAATCCAAGTAGTACAGCGCCTGGCAGAGCACTGGCTCGCCGCGCTGCCGAACCCGGTCCATGTCGTGTCCTACGAGAAACTGGTGACCGATCCCGAAGACACGATTCTCGCCGCGCTGGATTGCTGTGGTCTGGACGCAGCAGCCGCCCCGGATGACCATGCCCGGGGGCAGGAAGTGGTCACCACGGCGAGCAGTTGGCAGGTACGCCAGGGGCTTTACCGCCGCGCCATCAACCGATGGCGCCACTACGAAGCGCACCTGGAGCCGCTTTTGCGTGGGCTCGGATCCACGGCACTGAACCAACCGCTCTGA
- a CDS encoding DEAD/DEAH box helicase, which produces MSDSNDSTPGFDALGLPAELLATLRELGYEAPSPIQAATIPALLAGRDVLGQAQTGTGKTAAFALPILARLKPGESRPAALVLAPTRELAIQVAEAFQTYASGLRGFHVLPIYGGQAYAPQLNGLKRGPDVVVGTPGRIIDHLGKGTLKIDQLQTLVLDEADEMLRMGFIDDVRDVMERIPASCQKALFSATMPNPIRRIAERHMSEAEHITIRSKTTTAANTRQRYWVVSGMHKLDALTRILEVEEFDGMIVFARTRIATEQLAQRLEARGFSAAALNGDVPQKQREQIVDRLKRGEIDILTATDVAARGLDVDRISHVVNYDIPHDTEAYVHRIGRTGRAGRSGEAILFVAPRERGMLRAIERATRQPIETMTLPTVGDVNAQRLVRFQAKITAALESEEMDAGRETVRQTLDALDTSIEDLAAALALIARGNTQRLSDDRAPASFADSGSQAEREPRDQRGRGAPSRRDARSGSERNDDLVSYRIEVGASHGVKPGNIVGAIANEAGLDASQIGRINIQHDFSTVDLPANLAADTLEHLRRVRVASQPLSISIDSGASSKPASRPPGGPGRHTSSPGRAFDKSGPKHKARKSDEQKPRDEAGKGTSKKPDEPDKPRLVRPARTRAERKAQLKSRKKT; this is translated from the coding sequence ATGTCCGATTCCAACGACTCCACTCCGGGCTTCGATGCCCTGGGTCTTCCTGCAGAGCTCCTCGCCACACTGCGAGAACTCGGCTACGAAGCGCCGTCACCGATCCAGGCCGCGACGATTCCGGCGCTGCTGGCCGGGCGCGACGTGCTCGGTCAGGCCCAGACCGGCACCGGCAAGACGGCTGCGTTCGCGCTGCCCATCCTGGCCCGGTTGAAGCCCGGTGAGTCCCGTCCGGCCGCGCTGGTACTGGCGCCGACCCGCGAGCTGGCCATCCAGGTGGCTGAAGCCTTTCAAACCTATGCCAGCGGATTGCGGGGGTTCCACGTCCTGCCGATTTACGGCGGCCAGGCCTATGCGCCGCAACTGAATGGCCTCAAACGCGGGCCAGACGTGGTCGTCGGCACGCCGGGTCGCATCATCGACCACCTGGGCAAGGGCACGCTCAAGATCGATCAGCTCCAGACCCTGGTCCTGGACGAGGCCGATGAAATGCTGCGCATGGGTTTCATCGATGACGTGCGCGACGTCATGGAGCGCATCCCGGCGAGCTGCCAGAAAGCGCTTTTCTCGGCGACCATGCCGAATCCGATCAGGCGCATTGCCGAGCGCCACATGAGCGAGGCGGAGCACATCACGATCCGCTCGAAGACCACCACGGCCGCCAATACGCGGCAGCGTTACTGGGTCGTTAGCGGCATGCACAAGCTCGACGCGCTGACGCGCATCCTGGAAGTCGAGGAATTCGACGGCATGATCGTCTTTGCCCGTACCCGTATTGCAACGGAACAGCTCGCCCAGCGCCTGGAAGCGCGAGGCTTTTCGGCGGCTGCGTTGAACGGTGATGTGCCGCAGAAGCAGCGCGAGCAGATCGTTGACCGCCTGAAACGCGGCGAGATCGACATCCTGACAGCCACTGACGTAGCGGCCCGCGGTCTCGACGTGGACCGTATCAGCCACGTCGTCAACTACGACATTCCGCACGATACCGAAGCCTATGTCCACCGGATCGGGCGCACGGGCCGGGCTGGCCGGTCGGGCGAGGCCATTCTATTCGTCGCGCCGCGCGAGCGTGGCATGCTGCGTGCCATCGAGCGCGCGACGCGTCAGCCGATAGAAACCATGACCTTGCCGACCGTGGGCGACGTCAACGCCCAGCGCCTGGTCCGCTTCCAGGCGAAGATCACGGCTGCGCTGGAAAGCGAAGAGATGGACGCGGGACGAGAAACCGTGCGGCAGACACTGGATGCGCTGGATACTTCCATCGAAGACCTCGCCGCGGCGCTCGCGCTGATTGCGCGTGGCAACACGCAGAGACTGAGCGACGACCGTGCGCCGGCGTCATTCGCGGATTCGGGTTCGCAAGCCGAGCGGGAGCCGCGCGACCAGCGGGGTCGGGGAGCACCGTCGCGCCGTGACGCCAGGTCTGGGTCAGAGCGCAACGACGATCTGGTCAGTTATCGCATCGAGGTCGGTGCAAGCCACGGGGTTAAGCCCGGGAATATCGTTGGCGCCATCGCCAACGAGGCCGGGCTGGATGCCAGCCAGATTGGGCGGATCAATATCCAGCATGACTTCAGCACCGTCGATTTGCCCGCAAACCTGGCCGCAGACACTCTTGAGCACCTTCGCCGCGTGCGTGTTGCCAGCCAGCCTCTCTCGATCAGCATTGACTCCGGCGCGTCCAGCAAGCCCGCGTCTCGTCCGCCGGGTGGGCCGGGTCGGCACACTTCGAGTCCGGGGCGAGCATTCGACAAGTCTGGGCCGAAACACAAGGCCCGGAAGTCTGACGAGCAGAAGCCCCGAGATGAGGCAGGGAAGGGCACGAGCAAAAAGCCCGATGAACCGGACAAGCCGCGGCTGGTGCGTCCCGCCCGAACGCGAGCCGAACGCAAGGCTCAGTTGAAATCTCGTAAGAAAACCTGA
- a CDS encoding S8 family serine peptidase, which yields MIRFLITTALAAALMLAMGISEAAEDGRYIITAKNGNTAQAQSAVIQNQGNVVRTLDRLGAVAAYLPDQAVTALSSNPNFDIEVDQRRYPFGEVSPYGIAMVQADQVSDSNTASRTVCIIDSGIDASHEDLSGNLNLSGTNDSGSGQWSVDACGHGTHVAGTVAAIGGNGVGVVGVNPSGQIGLHIVKVFGGSDCAWTYSSDLVDAAYTCANAGANIISMSLGCSDSGRGGPFSCASSTEDAAFQDLNDNYGILSIAAAGNDGTTNNSYPASYDSVVSVAAIDDNKVVADFSQKNAAVELAAPGVGVLSTVPMGMGFNVSVTDNSDGAGFEAAAMQGTTTGTASGALVDCGLGESTCPGGGGQVCLIERGNISFEDKTLACEAGGGVAAVIYNNVSGMLFGALSDPTATTIPSVGVSDTSGAQLSGRTGNTVAVTVESGNYDYYNGTSMATPHVSAVAALVWSTDTTLTNNDIRNVLQVTAEDLGAAGRDDSYGYGLVQAKAAVDLIGGGTTNTPPSASFTFSCTELTCDFTDTSSDSDGSISSWSWDFGDGSSSTAQNPSHTYGADGTYTVTLTVTDDDGATDSASSSVTVSTTTTDDPPTASFTYGCTDLGCSFDGTSSSDDNGISSYAWAFGDGATASGSTASHTYAAGGTYTVTLTVTDSAGQTDSSSQSVTVSEPVSDGITLSATGYKVKGRHHADLTWDGASTDVDVYVNGAFHTTTANDGAYTWSSENRGGGSYTFEICEAGTSTCSNTAQVVF from the coding sequence TGGTGCCGTTGCAGCTTACTTGCCTGATCAGGCCGTTACTGCCCTTTCCAGTAATCCCAATTTCGATATCGAAGTTGACCAGCGCCGCTACCCATTCGGCGAAGTCTCACCTTATGGCATTGCCATGGTCCAGGCGGACCAGGTCAGTGACAGCAATACCGCGAGTCGGACCGTCTGCATCATTGACTCTGGCATAGACGCCTCGCACGAAGACCTGAGTGGAAATCTCAATCTTAGCGGAACCAACGATTCCGGCAGCGGGCAATGGTCAGTCGACGCTTGCGGTCACGGCACCCATGTGGCGGGGACCGTCGCAGCGATCGGGGGTAATGGCGTTGGCGTCGTGGGTGTGAACCCCAGCGGCCAGATTGGTCTGCATATCGTGAAGGTCTTCGGTGGTTCCGACTGCGCCTGGACTTATTCCTCGGACCTGGTCGACGCTGCCTATACCTGCGCTAACGCAGGTGCCAATATCATCAGCATGAGCCTGGGTTGTTCCGACAGCGGCCGTGGCGGACCTTTCAGCTGCGCCAGTTCGACCGAGGATGCAGCCTTTCAGGATCTGAACGACAACTATGGCATTCTCTCGATTGCAGCTGCTGGTAACGATGGCACCACCAACAACAGCTATCCCGCCAGCTATGATTCAGTGGTTTCTGTGGCGGCTATTGACGACAACAAGGTCGTGGCCGATTTCTCGCAGAAAAATGCGGCGGTTGAACTGGCGGCGCCGGGTGTTGGCGTTCTGTCGACCGTCCCAATGGGCATGGGCTTCAATGTCAGCGTTACAGACAATTCCGACGGTGCCGGATTCGAAGCTGCAGCGATGCAGGGCACGACGACCGGTACAGCTTCAGGCGCGCTGGTCGATTGCGGTCTGGGCGAGAGTACCTGCCCCGGCGGCGGTGGTCAGGTCTGCCTGATTGAGCGCGGCAATATTTCCTTTGAAGACAAGACACTTGCCTGTGAAGCCGGTGGCGGTGTCGCCGCAGTTATCTACAACAATGTCAGCGGCATGCTGTTCGGCGCCCTGAGTGACCCCACGGCAACCACCATACCCTCGGTTGGGGTCTCAGACACCAGCGGAGCGCAACTGTCAGGTCGCACCGGCAATACCGTGGCGGTAACCGTGGAAAGCGGCAACTACGACTATTACAACGGCACCTCGATGGCAACGCCACACGTGTCAGCGGTTGCTGCGCTGGTCTGGAGTACCGACACCACTTTGACCAACAACGATATCCGAAATGTTTTGCAGGTCACCGCGGAAGATCTGGGTGCTGCCGGGCGTGATGATTCTTACGGATACGGTCTCGTCCAGGCCAAGGCTGCGGTCGATTTAATCGGTGGTGGAACCACCAATACACCGCCAAGCGCCAGTTTCACGTTCAGCTGCACCGAGCTGACCTGCGACTTCACCGATACTTCCAGCGACAGTGACGGCAGCATCAGCTCATGGAGCTGGGACTTCGGCGATGGCTCAAGCTCCACGGCGCAGAACCCGTCTCATACCTACGGCGCGGACGGCACGTATACCGTCACGCTTACAGTGACTGACGATGATGGCGCCACTGACAGCGCCAGTTCCAGCGTAACCGTTTCAACCACCACCACGGATGATCCGCCCACCGCGTCCTTCACATACGGCTGCACCGATCTCGGCTGTTCCTTCGACGGCACGAGTTCGTCGGACGACAACGGCATCTCCAGCTACGCTTGGGCCTTCGGTGACGGCGCAACGGCTTCCGGCTCCACCGCCAGCCACACCTACGCGGCAGGCGGCACCTACACGGTGACCCTCACCGTCACCGACAGTGCCGGGCAGACGGACAGCTCGAGCCAGAGCGTTACGGTCAGCGAGCCGGTCAGCGATGGCATCACCCTGTCGGCCACGGGCTACAAGGTCAAGGGTCGTCACCACGCAGATCTCACCTGGGATGGCGCGTCGACGGATGTGGATGTCTACGTCAACGGTGCGTTCCACACCACCACCGCAAATGACGGCGCTTACACTTGGTCGAGTGAAAACCGCGGTGGCGGCAGCTATACTTTCGAAATCTGCGAGGCGGGCACCTCCACCTGCTCCAACACTGCCCAGGTCGTTTTCTGA
- a CDS encoding NAD(P)/FAD-dependent oxidoreductase has product MTGNPTTDRDVVVIGAGAAGLMCALKAGARGRGVLVLDHANKVGKKILMSGGGRCNFTNIHSTPEHFLSANPHFCKSALSRYTPWDFIALVEKHGVPFHEKKLGQLFCDRSSKDIVSLLLAECEAVGVEVRTHSPAEIEQLGPPHCLKVDSETIHCESLVIATGGYSIPRMGATGFGFDLARSLGLAIQPTRAALVPFVLEGRKLDQIEGLAGISVDTASEASGATFRENILFTHKGLSGPAMLQVSSYWQPGEPVTIDLLPDLDLVQHLRNARRQRPRTHLKNVLVEHLPRRLVQRWCELWLGDRPMAEIGDEEIANIAGHLKPWRVWPADTEGYRTAEVTLGGIDTDALSSKTMECRDHPGLFFIGEVVDVTGHLGGHNFQWAWASGHAAGQVV; this is encoded by the coding sequence ATGACAGGGAACCCGACCACGGACAGGGACGTCGTCGTCATCGGCGCCGGGGCTGCCGGACTGATGTGTGCACTGAAAGCCGGAGCACGCGGGCGAGGCGTGCTCGTGCTCGACCATGCCAACAAGGTTGGCAAGAAGATCCTGATGTCCGGGGGTGGGCGCTGCAACTTCACCAATATCCACTCCACGCCTGAGCACTTTCTCTCGGCCAATCCGCACTTCTGCAAGTCGGCGTTGAGCCGATACACGCCGTGGGATTTCATTGCGCTGGTTGAAAAGCACGGCGTGCCTTTCCACGAAAAGAAACTCGGGCAGCTCTTCTGTGATCGATCCTCGAAAGACATCGTGTCACTGCTGCTGGCCGAATGTGAAGCGGTCGGAGTAGAGGTTCGTACACACTCACCGGCAGAGATTGAACAGCTCGGCCCGCCGCATTGCCTGAAAGTGGACTCGGAAACCATTCATTGCGAATCTCTGGTGATTGCCACCGGCGGATACTCGATTCCACGCATGGGCGCAACCGGATTCGGTTTCGACCTGGCCCGCTCGCTGGGACTGGCCATCCAGCCGACCCGGGCTGCCCTGGTACCCTTCGTGCTGGAGGGCCGCAAGCTCGACCAGATCGAAGGGCTCGCCGGGATATCGGTCGACACCGCCAGCGAGGCCAGTGGCGCCACGTTCCGGGAGAACATCCTGTTTACTCACAAGGGCCTGAGCGGCCCAGCCATGCTGCAGGTGTCGTCGTACTGGCAGCCGGGCGAGCCGGTAACCATCGACTTGCTGCCGGATCTCGACCTGGTCCAGCACTTGCGCAACGCGCGTCGACAGCGGCCGCGCACTCACCTCAAGAACGTGCTGGTCGAGCACCTGCCGCGCCGGCTGGTTCAGCGGTGGTGCGAATTGTGGCTCGGCGACCGACCGATGGCCGAGATCGGCGATGAGGAGATCGCCAATATCGCGGGCCACCTCAAGCCCTGGCGCGTGTGGCCGGCCGATACCGAAGGCTACCGCACGGCCGAGGTCACGCTGGGGGGCATCGATACCGATGCCCTGTCTTCGAAAACCATGGAATGCCGCGATCACCCAGGCCTTTTCTTTATCGGCGAAGTGGTGGATGTAACCGGCCATCTCGGTGGCCATAATTTCCAGTGGGCCTGGGCTTCGGGCCATGCGGCCGGCCAGGTCGTATAG
- a CDS encoding GNAT family N-acetyltransferase yields the protein MAEKRARKQSVTIRKAAEADLPVLVEFLAKLALHVAGSGPRKLKKKESRRLLEILRSALDDENKRLFVADSPEAGLVGMGYVYVYRSQGIWEQAEPEEYRTGVIDDVWVEPDFRSRGVFSALLKHLVAFAESHNAHELVLEYSATNKQAKAVWTKLGFKTTGVHAAAHTSTVKAALE from the coding sequence ATGGCAGAGAAAAGAGCGCGAAAACAATCAGTTACGATCAGGAAGGCAGCCGAGGCCGACCTTCCGGTGCTTGTGGAGTTCCTCGCCAAACTTGCGCTCCACGTCGCTGGTTCTGGACCACGGAAGCTCAAGAAAAAAGAATCCCGGCGCCTTTTGGAAATTCTGCGCTCAGCGCTGGACGATGAGAACAAACGGTTGTTTGTTGCGGATAGCCCCGAGGCGGGTCTTGTCGGCATGGGATATGTCTATGTCTATCGCAGTCAGGGCATCTGGGAACAGGCAGAGCCGGAGGAGTATAGAACGGGCGTTATCGATGATGTGTGGGTTGAGCCCGATTTTCGCAGCCGCGGCGTTTTCAGCGCTCTGCTGAAGCATTTGGTGGCGTTTGCCGAAAGCCACAATGCGCATGAACTGGTCCTCGAATACTCGGCAACAAACAAGCAAGCCAAGGCGGTCTGGACGAAGTTGGGGTTCAAGACCACGGGCGTTCACGCCGCGGCACACACTTCGACCGTAAAAGCCGCCCTGGAGTAG